The window GGATGGTTACGCGGAATGGCAATTTTTGAGTCCAGCGAGAACAGATGCTCACCCAGGGGGCTCGGATAGTCGCTGGACAGGATCACCATACCCAGATCACACTTGGCATTCTGCACCATATCCATGATGGTGGTCGAAGCGTGGGTCGTTAGCTTAACCGACAGATCAGTATGTTCCTGCATGAAGTTATGCAGCAGGAAAGGCAGGGCGCCGGAAGCCAGACAGGGCGCGGCAGCAATATGGAACTGGCCTTTTTGTGCTTTCTGAATCTGGCTGGCTGCATAGGCAATTTCCTGAACACCAACCAGACTGCGCTCCACTTCCCTGAGTAATTCTTCTGCTTCATGGGTCGGAAAAAGACGGCCCTGACGGCGCTCAAATAGGGGAAAGCCCACCGAGGTTTCCAGGTCCGAGATCAGGCGTGTGGTGGCCGGCTGCGAAATGGAAAGAAACGCCGCCGCCTGTGTAACGGTACGGGTGATCATGAGCGCACGAAATGCCTCGAGTTGTCTTAGTGTCATTGCCTGCTCGAACAGATAAATATCGAAAAATCATGCCGGAATGACCCGGTCGGGACGATAAGTGTATGGGGGTATGACTGTGTTGTTGTCCTAGGGATAATACCAATTCCCCTAGGGAGAACACCTAGAGAATGGTACTCGCACGTACCACCTGTTTGTTGTGCTAAAACCGATGTTTTTTGCTTTTCAGCGCCAAATAGGCGCGCAGCGTGGACAATGGGGGATCATCGCGACCAGGGAAGCGGTCGCTCATACAAAGCCCTCGTTGCCAGGCGGAAAGGAGAATGGCAACGAGAGCGGACAGCACCCGTATGGCCTTATGCGGCCTTGCGCAGTTTGCGCAATACAACGGGTGCCAGCAGGAACAGCGCTGAAATGGTCAGAATGACAATTGATATTGGTGTTTCCACCAGCACTGCGGGATTGCCCTCGGCAGCTGCCAGCGCTGTACGCAGCTGGTTTTCGGCCATGGGGCCGAGGATCAGGCCGATCAGGATGGGCGCAATGGGAAAGTCATAGACGCGCATGACATAACCCATCAGACCCACCACGACCATGCAGGCCAGGTCAAAGGTGGATCCCGATACCCCCCAGATGCCGATCATGGCAAACACCAAAATGCCGGCATACAGTTGCGGTTTTGGAATAAGGAGTAATTTCACCCACATGCCAACCAGCGGCAGGTTCAGAATCAGCAGCATGACGTTGCCCACGTAGAGCGAGGCGATCAGACCCCAGATCAGTTCCGGGTTGGAGGTAAACAGAAACGGGCCGGGTTGCAGGCCGAAGTTTTGGAACGCAGCCAGCAGGATTGCCGCGGTGGCCGAAGTGGGCAATCCCAGTGTCAGCAGGGGGACCAGCACGCCTGCAGCAGCTGCATTATTAGCCGCTTCGGGGCCGGCAACGCCTTCAATGGCGCCGATGGTGCCAAACTCCTCTTTCTTTTTACACAGCTTTTTCTCAAGCGTATAGGACAGCATGGTCGGAATTTCGGAGCCGCCGCCGGGCAGCGCGCCCATCGGAAAGCCAATGGCGGTACCGCGCAGCCAGGGCATGAGCGAGCGCTTCCATTCCTCTTTGGTCATCCAGACGCCGCCCTTGATCGGCATCACATCGTCGTTTTGGTGCCGGTAGCGGCTGGCGACATAGATAATTTCACCGATTGCAAACAGCGAGACCAGTACGACGGTAAGTTCCATCCCGTCCAGCAGTGAGCTGGCGCCAAATGTCATACGCGGCTGCCCGGTCATTTTGTCGATGCCGATTACGCCGAATGCCAGGCCAATGAACAGGGAAATAAAACCGCGCACCCGCGAGGTTCCCATCACCACAGCAACCGATGTGAAGGCCAGCACGGTCAGTGCAAAGTAGTCTGCCGGTTTGAAGTAGAACGCCAGTTCGGCAATGGAGGGCGCGGCAAACGTGAGCAGGGCGGTGGCGATGGTGCCGGCCACGAACGAACCTACGGCAGCAGTGGCCAGTGCCGCGGCACCGCGTCCGGAGCGCGCCATTTTGTTGCCCTCCAGCGCGGTCATCATGGAGCCGGCTTCACCTGGCGTATTGATCAGAATGGATGTGGTGGAGCC of the Advenella mimigardefordensis DPN7 genome contains:
- a CDS encoding tripartite tricarboxylate transporter permease produces the protein MDTTFGLLLQGFDIALQPMNLFWALVGSVLGTAIGILPGIGPALTIALLLPVTVSVGPVSAFIMFAGVLYGAMYGGSTTSILINTPGEAGSMMTALEGNKMARSGRGAAALATAAVGSFVAGTIATALLTFAAPSIAELAFYFKPADYFALTVLAFTSVAVVMGTSRVRGFISLFIGLAFGVIGIDKMTGQPRMTFGASSLLDGMELTVVLVSLFAIGEIIYVASRYRHQNDDVMPIKGGVWMTKEEWKRSLMPWLRGTAIGFPMGALPGGGSEIPTMLSYTLEKKLCKKKEEFGTIGAIEGVAGPEAANNAAAAGVLVPLLTLGLPTSATAAILLAAFQNFGLQPGPFLFTSNPELIWGLIASLYVGNVMLLILNLPLVGMWVKLLLIPKPQLYAGILVFAMIGIWGVSGSTFDLACMVVVGLMGYVMRVYDFPIAPILIGLILGPMAENQLRTALAAAEGNPAVLVETPISIVILTISALFLLAPVVLRKLRKAA
- a CDS encoding LysR substrate-binding domain-containing protein, which encodes MTLRQLEAFRALMITRTVTQAAAFLSISQPATTRLISDLETSVGFPLFERRQGRLFPTHEAEELLREVERSLVGVQEIAYAASQIQKAQKGQFHIAAAPCLASGALPFLLHNFMQEHTDLSVKLTTHASTTIMDMVQNAKCDLGMVILSSDYPSPLGEHLFSLDSKIAIPRNHPLAQKSEIHVTDLQGQTMILGSHDMDTRQAFGLLLVSHGVKVFSNVDTNTSQTMCSFVESGNCLAIVDPITVITYTGNNIIFRNFSPRLMVHFSALYRADKVALRVLRDFVHYVKTNVTMAIAQNGKLL